One Ferribacterium limneticum genomic window, GACGCGCAGTTGCTCGATCAAGCGGATGAAGGCGCCGACCGTCTGCCCGGACTTGCCAGTCAACGAGGCAGCCGCGTTGTACAGGCTGGAATTGGTCTGATGCGCCGTCGCCTGCAGGTTTTCGAGCGAACGTGCGCCGATGCCGCGGGTCGGGAAATTGACGACGCGCAGGAAAGCCGTGTCGTCGTCCGGATTGCCGAGCAACCGCAGATAGGCCAGGGCGTGCTTGATTTCCTGCCGCTCGAAGAAGCGCAGTCCGCCATAGACCTTGTACGGCACGTTTTTCGTGAAAAGCTCGTTTTCGAGCACGCGCGACTGGGCGTTGGAGCGGTAAAGCAGGGCGATCTGCGTCGGCGAGATGCCATCGCGGACCAGTTCGCGGATTTCCTCGACGACGAAACGCGCCTCGTCGAGATCCGAATACGCCTCGAAAGCCCGGATCAGCTCGCCTTCGCCGGCGTCCGTCCACAAATTCTTGCCCAAGCGCTCGCGGTTGTTCTTGATGATGGCGTTGGCCGCCGCCAGGATATTGCCGTGCGAGCGGTAGTTCTGTTCGAGCCGGATCACATTATCGCCGGCGTAATCGCGCTCGAAATCGCGCATGTTGCCAACCTCGGCGCCGCGGAAGGCATAGATGCTCTGGTCATCGTCGCCGACGGCAAAAACCACGGCGCCACCGCCCGCCAGCAGTTTCAGCCAGGCGTATTGCAGCTTGTTGGTGTCCTGCACCTCATCGACCAGGATGTAACGGAAGCGATCCTGGTAGTGTTTGCGCAAAGGTTCGTTGCGCTGCAGCAATTCGTAGCAGCGCAACAACAGTTCGGCGAAGTCGACGACGCCTTCGCGGTTGCACTGGGTCTCGTATTCGGCGTACAACTCGACGCGTTTTTGCGTGTAGTTGTCGTAAACCTCGGCCTGCGCCGCCCGCAAACCCTGCTCTTTATGGGCATTGATGAAGTGGCACAGCTCGCGCGGCGGATATTTCTCATCATCGACATTGAGGTTCTTGAGCAGACGCTTGACCATCGCCAGTTGGTCCGCCGAATCGAGGATCTGGAAGGTCTGCGGCAGCCCCGCCTCACGGTAATGCGCCCGCAGCAGGCGGTTGCACAGGCCGTGAAAAGTGCCGATCCACATGCCCCGCGTGTTGATCGGCACCAGCGACGACAGCCGCGCCGTCATTTCCTTCGCCGCCTTGTTGGTGAAGGTCACGGCCAGTACGCCGTGCGGCCCGACCTGACCGGTGGACATGAGCCAAGCGATGCGCGTGGTCAGCACCCGGGTCTTACCGCTGCCAGCGCCGGCAAGTATCAGGGCGTGCACCGGCGGCAAGGTAACAGCCTGAAGTTGCGGCGAATTTAAGTTGGCAAGCAGATCGGACATGAATTATTTCACAGAAAAATTATTACCAAAGGCGTAGAATGTCCGCCATAAAAAGCGGGAATGGAAAACTGGTCAGACCAATTTGTTGCGATTGTGCAACGCAACAAACGAAAGCGCACGGTTTTTTACACACCGCAAAATCTAGCCAAGTATACTTGGCAAAAAATATATTGCAGTGCACAAAACAATTTGCCCACAAGGCAGTCATACAGCAAGTAGCTACCGCTACAACGTAGTAAAGGAGAATCAGCATGAACAGCATGAATGCACCGAAGATCCTGCCCTGGATCGCCCGCAAGGCCGGCATCAGCGACGAGCTCGCGCTCAAACTGTGGCGCCGCGCCGTCAGCGAAGCCGAGTATCTCACCGGCACAACCGAAGGCTCCGCCTACTACGGCCTGGCCGTTGATCGCTTCCTGACCATCGTCGAGGACGAAGTAGGCAACGTTCAATCCTGCAGCCTGGCTCCCGCTCCCCAGCTTTCCTGGATGTGGCGTCACCAGTCCCGGATGTCCCTGCTCTCGCTGGCCGCCTCCCAGAATGCCTACCGTTACTGGCAGAACACCTGGGAAGGCATGTATCCGCAAAAAAAAGCGGCGTGACCGGGCAACGTTAAGTTGAATCCCGCCGATGCGGAGCGTGCAGGCTCAGCATCGGCCCCGCCCGGTCACTGATTCAGTCTGCGGCAAGCGTCTGGCCGTTATGGTCGACGCCAAACACGCCCAAAGGCAGCGCCGGGCGCTGTTGTCTTGCCCCGCCTTTGTCCTCTTCGCCGACGAGTCGGGATCAACCGGTATAATTCGCGGTTACTCTCCGATTTTCAGCGAATGAACCCCGCCATGCCCATGCAGGACAAATACACCCCGGCCGACATCGAGCGCGCCGCCCAGGACCACTGGAACAAGACCGGTGCCGCCCGCGCCGTCGAAGACGCCACGAAACCCAAGTACTACTGCCTGTCGATGTTCCCGTATCCGTCCGGGAAACTGCACATGGGCCACGTCCGCAACTACACCATCGGCGACGTGCTTTCCCGTTTCCACAAGATGCAGGGCTACAACGTCCTGCAGCCGATGGGCTGGGACGCCTTCGGCATGCCGGCCGAAAATGCTGCACTGCAAAATAATGTACCGCCGGCTGGCTGGACCTACTCCAACATCGATTACATGCGCCAGCAACTCAAGTCGCTCGGCTTCGCCATCGACTGGGAACGCGAATTCGCCACCTGCACGCCCGAGTACTACCGCTGGGAACAGTGGCTATTCACCCGCCTCTACGAAAAGGGCCTGGTTTACAAGAAGCTCGGCACCGTGAATTGGGACCCGGTCGATCACACCGTGCTCGCCAACGAGCAGGTCATCGACGGCCGCGGCTGGCGTTCCGGCGCGCTCATCGAAAAGCGCGAGATCCCCATGTACTACATGAAGATCACCGCTTACGCCGAAGAACTGCTGAGCGAACTCGACAACCTGCCGGGCTGGCCCGAGCAGGTGCGCTTGATGCAGAAAAACTGGATCGGCAAGAGCACCGGCGTGCGCTTCGCCTTCCCGCTGGCCGACGATACCGACGAAAAGCTTTGGGTGTTCACCACCCGCGCCGACACCATCATGGGCGTCACCTTCGTTGCCGTCGCCGCTGAACATCCGCTGGCGACGCGTGCTGCGGTCAACAACCCGGAACTGGCCAATTTCATCGAGGAATGCAAGAAGGGCGGCGTCGCCGAGGCCGACATCGCGACGATGGAAAAGAAGGGGATGCCGACCGGCATCTACGTCACCCATCCGCTGACCGGCCAGCAGGTCGAAGTCTGGGTCGGAAATTACGTGCTGATGAGCTACGGCGATGGTGCCGTAATGGCCGTGCCGGCGCACGACGAGCGCGATTTCGCTTTTGCCCTGAAATACAACCTGCCAATCAAGCAGGTTGTCGCCGTCGACGGCGAAACCTCGTTCAGCCATGAAGCCTGGGCTGAGTGGTATGCCGACAAGCAACGCGGCAAGCTGGTCAATTCCGGCAAGTACGACGACCTGAGCTACGAAGCGGCTGTCGACGCCATCGCAGCCGACCTCGCCGCCAAGGGCTTGGGTGACAAGAAAGTGCAGTTCCGCCTGCGCGACTGGGGCATTTCCCGCCAGCGTTACTGGGGCTGCCCGATCCCGATCATTCACTGCAAGACCTGCGGCGACGTCCCGGTGCCAGATGACCAGTTGCCGGTCGTCTTACCCGAGAACGTCGAAATCACCGGCGCCGGCTCGCCGCTGGCCAAGATGCCCGAGTTCTACGAGTGCAATTGTCCGAAGTGCGGCGGCGACGCTCGCCGTGAAACCGACACCATGGACACCTTCTTCGAGTCGTCCTGGTACTTCCTTCGCTACGCCTGCCCGGACAACAGCACGGCCATGGTCGACGAGCGCGTCGCCTACTGGTGCAAGGGCGGCATCGACCAGTACATCGGCGGTATCGAGCACGCCATCCTGCATTTGCTGTATTCGCGCTTCTTCACCAAGCTGATGCGCGATGTCGGCCTGATCGGCGACCTCGGCGAACCATTCGCCAACCTGCTGACGCAAGGTATGGTCGTTGCGCCCACCTTCTTCCGCGATCTCGATGCTGGCAAGAAGCTATGGATCAACCCGGCCGACGTCGATGTCGTGACCGACGAGCGCGGCCGACCGACCGGCGCCACGCTCAAGGCCGACGGCCTGCCGGTGGTCATCGGCGGCACCGAGAAGATGTCGAAGTCGAAGAACAACGGCGTCGATCCGCAGGCCCTGATCGACCAGTACGGCGCCGACACGGCCCGCCTGTTCATCATGTTCGCCTCGCCGCCCGACCAGTCGCTGGAATGGTCTGACGCTGGCGTCGAGGGGGCATACCGCTTCCTGCGCCGCCTGTGGAAGACGACTTACGACCACGTTCAGGGCGGCCTGGTCGACTCCAATTTTGAGCAAAATTCCCTGTCGACCGTGCAAGCCGACCTGCGCCGCAAATTGCACCAGACCATGGGCAAGGTTGCCGACGATTACGGCCGGCGCAAGCAGTTCAACACCGCCATCGCCGCCGTCATGGAACTGCTCAACGCCTACGACAAGACCGATCTCGCCGATGCCACGGGCCGCAAGCTGGCCCAGGAAACGCTGGAAAGCATCGCCCTGCTGCTCTTCCCCATCGTCCCGCACATCGGTCAGGCGCTCTACGCCGAGCTGAAACCGGGCCAGGATGCCGGCTCGGCAGCCTTCCCGAAGGCCGATCCGGCTGCGCTCAAGCAGGATGAAATCGAGCTCATGGTGCAGGTTAACGGCAAGCTGCGTGGTTCCATTCGCGTCTCTGCCGAAGCCGACAAGGCGGACATCGAAGCTGCCGCGCTGGCCTCTGAAGGCGCCGTCAAGTTCATGGAAGGCAAGCCGGCGAAGAAGGTCGTGGTCGTGCCGGGCCGTCTGGTCAATATCGTCGTCTAAGGAAAGCCGCCATGCGTTCGCCGCTCCGCCTGCTTCTCGCCCTGATCATCTCCGCCGCCCTCACCGGCTGCGGCTTCCATCTGCGCGGCGTCGGCAGCGGCAATCTGCCCTACAAGACGATGTACATCGCCTTGCCGGACACGGCTGAAGTCAATATCTGGCTGCAGCGCTACATCAAGGCCAGCGGCAGCACCGAGATCGTCGAGGATGCCAAGGCGGCCGATGCCATCTTCCAGCAACTGGGCGACAGCCGCCTGAAGACCATCCTGAGCGTCAATGCCCAGGGCCGCGTGCGCGAATACCGGCTGCAGCTGACCTACACCTTCCGCATCGTCAATCAGAAGGGGCAGGTGCTGGTTCCGCCCAACGAGGTGGCCCTGACCCGCGATATTTCTTTCGACGACTCGAACATTCTCGCCAAGGATCTCGAAGAAAACCTGCTCTGGCGCGACATGACCAATGATCTGGTCAACCAGATCATGCGCCGGCTGAGCATCATCAAGCCGAAAAACCCCGACGCAGCAGAAGACGACGAGTAATGCTGCTCAAGGGCGATCAGCTGGCGAGCCACCTCGAACGCGAACTGCGGCCGCTTTACGTTCTGTACGGCGACGACCCACTGCTGGTCATCGAAGCCGCCGACGCCATCCGCGCCAAGTCGCGCCAGCAGGGCTACAGCGAACGCGAAGTGCTCACTGTGCTGCCGCAATTCGACTGGGGAACATTGCTCGCCGCCGGCGGCAACATGTCGCTGTTCGGCGATAAAAAAATGATCGACCTGCGCGTTCCAACCGGCAAGGTCGGCAAGGAAGGCAGCGCGGCGCTGCAGCAGTGGTGCCAGAACCTGTCAATGGACAACCTGCTGCTGATCACCCTGCCCGAACTCGACTGGCGCGAGGAAAAGGCTGTCTGGTTCACCGCCCTGGTCAATGCCGGCGTCGCCATCAAACTCATGGCCCCGCCACTGGCCGAGTTGCCGGGCTGGATCGTCGGCCGCCTGCGTCGCCAGCAACAGAGCGCCGACCTCGAAAGCCTCAAGTTCATCGCCGAGCGCGTCGAAGGCAACCTGCTCGCCGCCCACCAGGAAATCCAGAAACTCGGCCTGCTCTACCCGGCCGGCCAGCTCAGCATGGCGCAGATTCGCGATGCCGTCCTCAACGTCGCCCGTTACGACATCGACGGCCTGCGCGAAGCGCTGCTCTCGGGGGATCTCGCCCGCCTGACGCGGACGCTCGACGGCCTCATGCAAGAAGGCGAAGCGCCGCCGCTGGTGTTGTGGGCGATGAGCGAGGAAATCCGGGCGCTGACCATCATTCGCGCCGGCATGGATGCCGGCAAGCCGGTGGACATGCTGCTCAAGGATGCCAAGGTCTGGGGGCCGCGCGCCAATCCGGTGAAGAAGGCGCTGCAACGGCTATCGACCGCAGGGCTCGAAGCGGCACTACAACATGCCGGCAAGATCGACCGACTGGCCAAAGGCATCGGTCATGGCAATATCTGGGAAGAATTCCTGCGGCTCGGCCTGCGCCTCACCGCGGTTAAATAATCAAGCCGCCTTGGGGTCGGCGGCCTTGTCCTCAGGTGGCGCGTCCGGCTCCAGATCTTCCCAGAGACAGGTATGCTCCTGACGCACGTCGTGCAAGCCGGGCTTGTTCTTCTCCTGCACCAGGCATTCCCCTGAACATTCATCAGAAACCACCACCAGCTTCATCTCGGCGTCCACCTGCCGTTCGCCATCCCAGAAGCTACACGTAGCGCAGACCTTAACCTCGGTCGGCAAAATCAATTTTTCAGCCATCTTGTCCTCGACGGAAAGCCCTGTTGTCGTTGCGGATAAGAGTTTACCCGGTTCTAGAAGTTCCCACTTATTTGTCTGGCTATAATGTTCCTTTGCCCCGCACGAAGAACATCATGGACATCAAGCATTACATGCAGACCGTTGGCCGTCAGGCCCGTGCTGCCTCGCGCCGTATCGCCGCGGCCTCGACGGCCGAAAAGAACGCCGCCCTGCTCGCCATCGCCGCCGCCATCCGCCGCGAAAAAGCCGCTCTGGTCGCCGCCAACCAGCAAGACCTGGCCGCCGCCCGCGCTGCCGGGCTTGAAACCGCCATGCTCGACCGCCTGACGCTCAGCGAAAAGGGCGTGGACAGCATGGCCGAAGGCGTCGAACAGGTCGCCAAGTTGCCCGATCCGATTGGTGAAATGGGCGAGTTCAAATACCAGCCGTCCGGCATCCAGGTCGGCAAGATGCGCGTGCCGCTCGGCGTCATCGGCATCATCTACGAAGCCCGGCCGAATGTAACCGCCGACGCCGCAGCGCTCTGCCTCAAATCCGGCAACGCCGCCATCCTGCGCGGCGGATCGGAAGCCATCCGTTCCAACCGCGCCATCGCCGCGCTGGTCCACGAAGGCCTGCAAGCCGCCGGCTTGCCGGCCGATGCCGTGCAGGTCATCGACACCACCGACCGCGCCGCCGTTGGCGAATTGATCACCATGCGCGAATTCGTCGACGTCATCGTGCCGCGCGGCGGCAAGGGCCTGATCGCCCGCCTGCTGGCCGAATCGCGCGTACCGATGATCCAGCACCTCGACGGCAACTGCCACGTCTACCTCGAAGAGGAAGCCGATCCGAACAAGGCACTCAAGATTGTCGAGAACGCCAAGACGCAGCGCTACGGCACCTGCAACACCGCCGAGTCGCTGCTTGTCGACCGCTCGGTCGCTGCCATGCTGCTGCCGCCGATTGCCCACATGCTGACCGCCAAGGGCGTCGAGATCCGCGGTTGCGCCGAAACCTGCGCCATCGTGCCGAACGCCGTCGCCGCAACGGAAGAGGATTTCTACACCGAATTCCTGGCGCCGATCATTTCGGTCAAAGTGGTAGCCGGCATCGATGAAGCCATCGAGCACATCAACAAGTACTCGTCGCATCACAGCGAAGCGATCGTCACCGACAACCACCCGAAAGCCATGCGCTTCCTGCGCGAGGTCGACTCGGCCTCGGTCATGATCAATGCCTCGACGCGCTTCGCCGATGGTTTCGAATATGGCCTGGGCGCCGAAATCGGCATCTCGACCGACAAGATCCACGCCCGCGGCCCGGTCGGCCTGGAAGGACTGACCAGCCAGAAATGGATCGTACTGGGCGACGGGCACGTTCGCGCTTGAGGCCCATTATCCCGACAGAAAGCCCCGGCACACCGGGGCTTTTTTGTCGCCGCCCTGAAGCCAGCACAACGACATTCGCATCAGCCAAGCAATATGTCATAAAATTGGCGCCGTTTTTTTGCCCAATAAAGGAATGCTGATGGCTATCGCCTGGACCCCCAATCTCAACACCGGCATCAACGTCATTGATCAACAGCATCGGCAGATTGTCGATTACATCAACAACCTTGAAGCAGCCAACCTCATTATCGACAAGCGCAAGGTCAAGGAAATCGTCGATTCCTGCGTCGACTACACGCTCTCGCATTTCGCCTTCGAGGAAAGCCTGCAGGAAGATGCGGGCTACCAATACGTCAAGGCACACAAGCGGGTGCATGAGCTGTTCACCCGCAAGGTCGGCGAGTACCAGGAACGCCTCAATTTGGGCGAGGATATCGGTAAAGAGTTGCATGACATGCTGGCCCGCTGGCTGGTCAGCCACATCAAACACGACGATGCCGACTATGTAAGCGCGGTGAAGACGAATATGATTTCGCTCATCGAGGAAAAGGAGACAAAAAAAGAAACGAAAGGCTGGTTCGCTCGTTTCTTCAAATAAACCCATGGCAAAAAACACATTTCACTGGGAAGACCCCTTCCTGCTTGACAGCCAACTTGCAGCCGACGAGCGGCAAGTCCGCAATGCCGCCCGCGATTTTGCCCAGAAGGCGCTGCAGCCGCGCATCCGCGACGCCTTCCGCAACGAGACGACTGACCCGGCGATCTACCGCGAAATGGGTGACATGGGCCTGCTCGGCGCGACGCTGCCGCCGCAGTTCGGTGGTGCCGGGCTCAATTACGTTTCCTATGGCCTGATCGCCCGCGAGGTCGAGTACGTCGATTCGGCCTACCGCACGCTATTGAGCGTCCAATCCTCGCTGGTCATGCTGCCGATTTACGAGTTCGGCTCGGATGCGCAGAAGGAAAAGTATCTGAAGAAGCTGGGCAAGGGCGAGCTGATCGGCTGTTTTGGCCTGACCGAGCCGAACTCGGGTTCCGACCCGTCCAGCGCCTCCACCGTGGCGCGCAGCGTACCGGGCGGCTGGAAAATTTCCGGGCGCAAGACGTGGATCACCAACTCGCCGATGGCCGATATTTTCATCGTCTGGGCCAAGGATGACGCCGGCGCCTTGCGCGGCTTCATCCTTGAAAAAGGCATGGCCGGGCTGTCGGCGCCGGTCATCAACGGCAAGGTCAGCCTGCGCGCCTCGATCACCGGCGACATCGTCATGGACGAGGTCTTCGTGCCGACCGAAAACCAGTTGCCAAAGGCTAGCGGCCTGAAAGGCCCGTTTACCTGCCTGAACTCGGCACGCTACGGCATTTCCTGGGGCGCCCTCGGCGCCGCGGAAGCCTGCTGGCACACGGCGCGGCAATACACGCTCGACCGCCAGCAATTCGGCCGGCCGCTCGCCGCGGCGCAATTGATCCAGAAAAAGCTGGTCGACATGCAAACCGAAATCGCCCTGGGCATCCAGGGGGCGCTACGCCTCGGCCGCATGATGGACGACGGAAGCGCGACGCCGGAACTGGTCTCGCTGCTCAAGCGCAACAGCACCGGCAAGGCGCTGGAAATCGCCCGCAACGCCCGCGACATGCTGGGCGGTAACGGCATTTCGGATGAATTCGGCGTCATCCGCCACATGGTCAATCTCGAATCGGTCACCACTTATGAAGGCACGCACGATGTGCATGCGCTGATCCTCGGCCGCGCCCAGACCGGCTTGTCGGCTTTTTGAATTTTGGCCATTTTTTCCGGTCGACCGTAGCAATGACCACGGAGGCACCATGAAAACCAACGCCTATCAAGCCATCGTCGCCGCGCCTGGATTCTCGCTTGGCGTACAGTGCAGCGACGACGAAATCACCGGCATCGACTTTCTCGAACCACGCCCGGAAGTTGCCGCCACAACCCCACTTGCAGCCGAAGCCGCGCGTCAGCTCAAGGCCTACATCGCCGACCCAAAATTCACCTTCGGCCTGCCGCTGCGCCTGGTCGGCACCCATTTCCAGCGCCGCGTCTGGGAACAGATTTCGGCCATTCCGACCGGCCGGACCCACACCTACGGCGAAGTGGCGAAAAATATCAAGAACGCCCCGCGTGCTGTTGGCCAGGCCTGTGGCTCGAATCCTTACCCGGTTGTCGTGCCATGCCACCGCGTCGTCGCCACCGGCGGCGGGCTCGGCGGTTTTGCCCGCGAGCGCGGCGGTTTCCTGCTCGACGTCAAACGCTGGCTATTGACGCATGAATCCAGCCTCCCAGGCTGACCTCGCCGAGATCGACAATTTCTGCGACGCCCTGTGGCTGGAAGACGGTCTGGCCAAGGCGACGCTGAACAGCTATCGCTCCGACCTCGGCCGGCTCTCCCTGTGGCTGGCCAACAACGCCCCCGAGCCCCTGCTTGACCTGCGCGAAACGACGCTGACCGGCTTCATCGCCCACCTCGCCAAGCAAACCCGGGCCAGTTCGCAGGCCCGCTACCTATCGACGCTACGCCGCTTCTACCGCTGGCAGCTCGGCCGCGGCCGCATCGTCGCCGACCCGACGCTCAAGCTGGCCAACCCGAGCCGCCCCTCGCGCCTGCCCAAGGTCATGTCGGAAAAACAGGTCGAAGCCCTGCTCGACGCGCCCGATCTCGACACCCCACTCGGCCTGCGCGACCGCGCCATGCTCGAAACCATCTACGCCACTGGACTGCGCGTCTCGGAACTGGTTGGCCTTCGCTTGCACGAAGTCAGCCTCGCCGACGGCGTCCTGCGTGCTCTTGGCAAGGGCAGCAAGGAGCGCCTGGTGCCGCTCGGCCAGTTGGCCATCGAGTGGATCAAGCGCTACCTCAACGAAGCCCGGCCGGACATCCTCAACGGCCAGCAAAGCGACGACCTGTTCGTCACCGCCCGCGGCGGTGCCATGACCCGCCAGGCTTTCTGGCACCTGATCAAGCGTTACGCACTGATCGCCGGCATCGCCCCGGAAAAGCTGTCGCCGCACGTCCTGCGCCACGCCTTCGCGACCCACCTGCTCAACCACGGCGCCGACCTCCGTGTCGTCCAACTGCTGCTCGGCCACGCCGACATTTCGACGACGCAGATTTATACCCACGTCGCCCGCGAACGGCTCAAGACGCTGCACGCGGTGCATCACCCGCGCGGTTGAAAGAGGCCCATGTCATCGCCGCGTTGCAACCAGTGCGCCCACTATTTCATCACCCACGAATTGCCGTTCCGCTATGGCTGCCGCGCCCTCGATTTCAAAAGCCGGCGCCGGCCCGAACTTGATGTGATCGCTTCCTCGGGGCAAGCCTGTCTCTATTTTCAGCCCAAGACGCCCGCCAATCTGTCTCGGCGGGAGATGTAAAATCAGTCAAGAACATTGAAACCCGTCACGCCATGGCAAAACCAGAACACGCCCCCGAAACGCAAGCCACCAAGTTCCTCAAGGCGAACAAGGTGGCCTTCTCGACCCATCTCTACGATTACGAGGAACACGGCGGCACCAAGGTGTCGGCGCGCGAACTCAACGTCGATGAACATGCGGTCGTCAAAACTTTGGTTTTCGAGGACGAGAACGCCAAGCCGCTGATCGTCCTCATGCACGGCGACTGCAAGGTGTCGACCAAGGAACTGGCGCGGCAGATCGGCTGCAAGAAGGTCGAGCCGTGCAAGCCGGAGGTGGCCAACCGCCACACCGGCTTCCTGGTTGGCGGCACCAGTCCCTTCGGCACCAAGAAGGCGATGCCGGTGCATATCGAAAAGACCATCCTCGATCTGCCGCTGATCTACATCAACGGCGGAAAACGCGGCTTTCTGGTCGGCGTCCATCCGCACGACATCCTGCGCACACTGCAGCCGAAGGTGGTCGAGGCGGCGCTCAAGGGATGATTGCCAATAACAATCGACGGTATTTAATCAATCGATTGGAGCTATAGCTCCGCAGTTCGTAAAGTGGCACTCAAGACAAAGGAGCGCCACCATGACCCAACTCGTTATCCAGCACTATGCCCGGCCGACCGCCCGTCGCCACCTCTGGGTCGGCATGGCGATGGCCGTTGTTGCCATCGCCTTCGGCATCGAACAGGCCGTCCATTGGCTCGCTGCCCACCCGATGGCCGCCAAGGGGCTTGAAGCCAGCCTGTTGGCCGGCGCGGCAACCGGGCTTGGCGCCATTCCCGTGCTCATGCTCCGTCGCCCGTCGGAACGGCTGATGGCCCCGATGCTCGGCCTGGCCGGCGGCATGATGCTCGCCGCCAGCCTTTTCTCGCTCCTCGTCCCGGCCGTGCAGACGGTGATGGCCAGCGATGCCGTGTGGTCGCTCGGCATGGCCACGGCCGGCGCCTTGCTGGCTGGCATCGCGGCCATGCAGATGCTGGATCGGCGCTTGCCGCACGAACACGTCGAAGAAATCGAAAGCAGCGGCATGCAACCCAACGTCGCCCTCGTCGTCGCCGCCATCGCCATCCACAACGTGCCGGAAGGCTTGGCGGTGGGCGTCGCGGCAGCGGCAGGCGCCGACCACGGCATGAGCCTCGGCATCGCCTTGCAGAACATCCCGGAAGGCTGGATCGTCGCCAGCGCCATGGTGGCGCTGGGTGCCGCGCCTTTACGGGCCACCCTGATCGCGCTGGGCACCGGCCTCGTCGAACCGGTCGGCGGCTTGTTCGGGGTCATCGCCAGCACCGTCGCCGGCGCCGCCTTACCAATGGCGCTCGCCGCAGCGGCCGGGGCGATGCTCTGGGTGGTCAGCCACGAAATGATTCCGGCCTCGCACAAACCGGGGCGAGTCGGCGCCGGAACGGCTGGATTGGCCACCGGTTTCGCCGTGATGACGGTGCTGGCGGCGGCGTTTTAGCCGGCCCTGGGCATTCCCACGGTCAACCGTAAAAAATGGCCAAAATTGAAATGGCCCGATGAGGCCAAACGCTCAGAGCGAGCGTTCGATAATCACGCCGACGCGCTTGACGCCCGGCATCATGCCGAGCTTGGCGACCGACACGCGGACCCAGTGCACGGCGAAGGTTTCCAGCACGTAGCTCGCCACGTGTTCGGCCAGCGCCTCGATCAGATTGAAGTGCACGGCGGCCAGATCGGCCCGCAGGCGGTCGACCACCACGGCGTAATCGACCGTGTCGCGAATGTCGTCGCTGGCCCCGGCTGAAGCGGTCGACACGCCAATTTGCAAAGAGATTTCGACCGTCTGCGGCATGGCCTTTTCGCGCGGATAAATGCCTATCCAGGTTTCAGCACGCAGTTCTTCGAGGAAAATGATGTCCATAAGGCGGTCGACCGCAGCAGCGGTGTAAAATTTGGCGCGATTGTACCCCAGCGACCAAAGCCACCTAAGCGCCCCATGCAAATTGCCCTCGCCCTCGTTACCGCCTACCTGCTCGGCTCCGTTCCCTTCGCCATGATTTCCTCCAAGCTCTTCGGGCTGGCCGACCCGCGCACCTACGGTTCGGGCAACCCGGGCGCCACCAACGTG contains:
- a CDS encoding methylated-DNA--[protein]-cysteine S-methyltransferase, which gives rise to MKTNAYQAIVAAPGFSLGVQCSDDEITGIDFLEPRPEVAATTPLAAEAARQLKAYIADPKFTFGLPLRLVGTHFQRRVWEQISAIPTGRTHTYGEVAKNIKNAPRAVGQACGSNPYPVVVPCHRVVATGGGLGGFARERGGFLLDVKRWLLTHESSLPG
- a CDS encoding acyl-CoA dehydrogenase, yielding MAKNTFHWEDPFLLDSQLAADERQVRNAARDFAQKALQPRIRDAFRNETTDPAIYREMGDMGLLGATLPPQFGGAGLNYVSYGLIAREVEYVDSAYRTLLSVQSSLVMLPIYEFGSDAQKEKYLKKLGKGELIGCFGLTEPNSGSDPSSASTVARSVPGGWKISGRKTWITNSPMADIFIVWAKDDAGALRGFILEKGMAGLSAPVINGKVSLRASITGDIVMDEVFVPTENQLPKASGLKGPFTCLNSARYGISWGALGAAEACWHTARQYTLDRQQFGRPLAAAQLIQKKLVDMQTEIALGIQGALRLGRMMDDGSATPELVSLLKRNSTGKALEIARNARDMLGGNGISDEFGVIRHMVNLESVTTYEGTHDVHALILGRAQTGLSAF
- the ybaK gene encoding Cys-tRNA(Pro) deacylase gives rise to the protein MAKPEHAPETQATKFLKANKVAFSTHLYDYEEHGGTKVSARELNVDEHAVVKTLVFEDENAKPLIVLMHGDCKVSTKELARQIGCKKVEPCKPEVANRHTGFLVGGTSPFGTKKAMPVHIEKTILDLPLIYINGGKRGFLVGVHPHDILRTLQPKVVEAALKG
- a CDS encoding dihydroneopterin aldolase; this translates as MDIIFLEELRAETWIGIYPREKAMPQTVEISLQIGVSTASAGASDDIRDTVDYAVVVDRLRADLAAVHFNLIEALAEHVASYVLETFAVHWVRVSVAKLGMMPGVKRVGVIIERSL
- a CDS encoding ZIP family metal transporter; this translates as MTQLVIQHYARPTARRHLWVGMAMAVVAIAFGIEQAVHWLAAHPMAAKGLEASLLAGAATGLGAIPVLMLRRPSERLMAPMLGLAGGMMLAASLFSLLVPAVQTVMASDAVWSLGMATAGALLAGIAAMQMLDRRLPHEHVEEIESSGMQPNVALVVAAIAIHNVPEGLAVGVAAAAGADHGMSLGIALQNIPEGWIVASAMVALGAAPLRATLIALGTGLVEPVGGLFGVIASTVAGAALPMALAAAAGAMLWVVSHEMIPASHKPGRVGAGTAGLATGFAVMTVLAAAF
- a CDS encoding glutamate-5-semialdehyde dehydrogenase is translated as MDIKHYMQTVGRQARAASRRIAAASTAEKNAALLAIAAAIRREKAALVAANQQDLAAARAAGLETAMLDRLTLSEKGVDSMAEGVEQVAKLPDPIGEMGEFKYQPSGIQVGKMRVPLGVIGIIYEARPNVTADAAALCLKSGNAAILRGGSEAIRSNRAIAALVHEGLQAAGLPADAVQVIDTTDRAAVGELITMREFVDVIVPRGGKGLIARLLAESRVPMIQHLDGNCHVYLEEEADPNKALKIVENAKTQRYGTCNTAESLLVDRSVAAMLLPPIAHMLTAKGVEIRGCAETCAIVPNAVAATEEDFYTEFLAPIISVKVVAGIDEAIEHINKYSSHHSEAIVTDNHPKAMRFLREVDSASVMINASTRFADGFEYGLGAEIGISTDKIHARGPVGLEGLTSQKWIVLGDGHVRA
- a CDS encoding bacteriohemerythrin — its product is MAIAWTPNLNTGINVIDQQHRQIVDYINNLEAANLIIDKRKVKEIVDSCVDYTLSHFAFEESLQEDAGYQYVKAHKRVHELFTRKVGEYQERLNLGEDIGKELHDMLARWLVSHIKHDDADYVSAVKTNMISLIEEKETKKETKGWFARFFK
- the xerD gene encoding site-specific tyrosine recombinase XerD, which translates into the protein MNPASQADLAEIDNFCDALWLEDGLAKATLNSYRSDLGRLSLWLANNAPEPLLDLRETTLTGFIAHLAKQTRASSQARYLSTLRRFYRWQLGRGRIVADPTLKLANPSRPSRLPKVMSEKQVEALLDAPDLDTPLGLRDRAMLETIYATGLRVSELVGLRLHEVSLADGVLRALGKGSKERLVPLGQLAIEWIKRYLNEARPDILNGQQSDDLFVTARGGAMTRQAFWHLIKRYALIAGIAPEKLSPHVLRHAFATHLLNHGADLRVVQLLLGHADISTTQIYTHVARERLKTLHAVHHPRG